Proteins from a genomic interval of Methanoplanus endosymbiosus:
- a CDS encoding AAA family ATPase, producing the protein MALKTLVIIPAGEEKIWDWDTNLDKNRHVRAKDAYTGRLAERCREYCENFYEEDYVILSPRFGFLLPHEEIPDYSVKTFAESGLEYDTIEINAESDGLLNYERVVFLGSRKLHSEYIAVVSELFSDKWVEYPLLDAENTEAMLGRLIDAITRDSPLRFNRIKLEYIDIKGLFSTFNHKIPLENGEHISIVTAPNGYGKTTILRLLRAVFVGNIKEMRDIPFKSAEIGFYTEEENSTERRTLTIEKSQERPKGRKLPSGELWSLHFSTEYNKKRLEYTVNPDNYSKDETSWELSRIIPPIPVKFISAQRLWQNMELGDRSEDDLLTSHIPGAKRTYELTILNHSDDIKKRIQAMLNDYAASTQQLDATYPTRYLKLCYKLAEGFPPPAEGIIQSLSKIRAEQKKLKKLGFLSHEPAKGEIFEIDEDEIKDETGILAALTLYIEDTEKKYLIFSDLEKKIDLLIKIINALFLNLSFEIRADKGFYFMFGDSEQIKPEKLSSGEQNQLVMYYDLIFFTDPGTLVLIDEPEISLHIVWQRQYLDYIKKITDITGSEFIIATHSPQLIHTNWDYTVDLSEGQIVND; encoded by the coding sequence ATGGCACTAAAGACCCTGGTAATTATCCCGGCAGGGGAGGAAAAGATCTGGGACTGGGATACAAACCTCGACAAAAACCGGCACGTCAGGGCAAAAGATGCATATACCGGCAGACTTGCCGAAAGATGCCGGGAATACTGTGAAAACTTCTATGAGGAAGACTATGTCATACTCTCGCCACGCTTTGGATTTCTCCTCCCGCACGAAGAGATTCCGGACTACAGTGTAAAAACCTTTGCAGAATCCGGCCTTGAATATGACACAATAGAGATAAACGCAGAATCAGACGGACTCTTAAACTACGAAAGAGTCGTGTTTCTCGGAAGCAGAAAGCTCCATTCCGAATACATAGCAGTCGTATCAGAACTCTTCTCGGACAAATGGGTGGAATACCCGCTTCTGGATGCAGAGAATACCGAAGCCATGCTCGGCCGGCTCATAGATGCCATAACAAGGGACTCCCCCTTACGGTTTAACCGGATAAAACTGGAATACATAGATATCAAAGGCCTCTTCTCAACATTCAACCATAAAATTCCGCTTGAGAACGGCGAACACATCTCCATAGTCACAGCACCAAACGGGTACGGAAAGACGACAATCCTCAGGCTCCTTCGGGCCGTATTTGTCGGAAACATAAAAGAGATGAGGGATATTCCATTCAAATCAGCGGAGATTGGCTTTTACACAGAAGAAGAGAATTCAACAGAGCGAAGAACCCTGACAATAGAGAAAAGTCAGGAGAGGCCAAAGGGGAGAAAACTCCCCTCCGGAGAATTGTGGTCCTTACATTTCAGCACAGAATATAACAAAAAAAGACTTGAATACACCGTAAATCCGGACAACTACAGCAAAGATGAGACCTCATGGGAACTCTCCCGGATAATACCGCCGATTCCTGTAAAATTCATATCAGCCCAGAGACTCTGGCAGAACATGGAATTAGGGGACAGAAGCGAGGACGATCTCTTAACCAGCCACATTCCCGGAGCAAAGAGAACATATGAACTGACAATACTCAACCATTCGGATGACATAAAAAAACGCATTCAGGCGATGCTAAACGATTACGCCGCCAGCACACAGCAGCTCGATGCCACATACCCCACAAGGTACCTGAAACTCTGTTATAAACTGGCAGAAGGATTCCCGCCACCGGCAGAGGGTATCATTCAGAGCTTATCAAAGATCCGGGCGGAGCAGAAGAAGCTGAAAAAACTCGGATTTCTTTCTCACGAACCGGCAAAAGGAGAGATATTTGAGATAGATGAAGATGAGATAAAGGACGAGACCGGAATTCTGGCCGCACTGACACTGTACATCGAAGACACTGAGAAGAAGTACCTCATATTCAGCGACCTTGAAAAGAAGATCGACCTGCTGATAAAAATAATAAACGCCCTATTCCTAAACCTCTCGTTTGAAATCAGGGCAGACAAGGGCTTTTACTTCATGTTCGGCGACAGTGAGCAGATAAAGCCTGAGAAGCTCTCTTCCGGAGAGCAGAACCAGCTTGTGATGTACTATGACCTGATATTTTTCACAGACCCCGGTACACTCGTCTTAATTGACGAACCGGAGATCTCACTTCACATCGTCTGGCAGAGGCAGTACCTCGATTACATAAAAAAGATCACAGACATCACAGGTTCCGAGTTCATCATTGCAACCCATTCTCCCCAGCTTATTCATACCAACTGGGACTATACAGTCGATCTCTCAGAGGGGCAAATAGTGAATGATTAA
- a CDS encoding M48 family metallopeptidase, which translates to MYKTEYIEGRDEIGIEFRGENKVLVFSPPKFNEEEIRILLMALTPMIKSNLLTINSLKSLQRGFTRLSRVFGKNPVPGMSLSDSWHKVPVSAEDAELIIAGEKIKNPAFVKSEQKGLFSFGNVAEPEKGDKENNSQRSHNDSSDPNPAEMRLNEIFERYTLKTIDERLNDAKEEKRKENAKMMPDNYDGADSSLFSSGTIHIADAEIQVTVRCGTGHKNIGIEIKKGPEILITAPAGVIEEDITGFLKANKDWISEKFILLKYAGIESRTDGCIEYDGVTYSYTVRYSRKVKGFEFKTLKGGIIEVTSPRYTKTDDIEAAVLDHISNIHEHLRGSGKNPDEDIDFRKLHEGLFKVSGREIPYIVKYNSRLRSAGVEIKEGPKLVVNVPSGVGRDFISGTLEMNAEWIYDNYQLVEKAGVNGRSEHTLTYNGEIYSYTVRYLKRSKNIRINIKEGGIIEVSAPLHADVQEVERIVSESAPEIHEKIGRLKAFTAGNLGNIPEPKVEMPSYEPGTCEGTFRVSGRDIPFTVEYGSRFRKVRIKIRNGPKLIVTAPFGAEEKEIYSVLKYNRQWIAENYPLVEKAGVDSRTDHTITYNGETYSYTVKYSKRAKKFSIKILEDDTVEVIVPFSAAPEDVEKMVTDNAAFIHKTISNEERKTAKRIGFYNGAPFYIKGKKVKIRAVKSHKMRKPELKKGYLTVTIPKDAIDENYCIEQEVTEYMQDLTRQEVRKYLPKYSKIFGISVPDIEICYSKSFWGQCKPGINLVKFNERLAMVSGHLTEYIVAHELCHYHHPNHSKRFYSTLREAMPESDMRKEEMKNYRIELLKEH; encoded by the coding sequence ATGTATAAAACAGAGTATATCGAAGGAAGAGATGAAATAGGGATTGAATTCAGAGGTGAAAACAAAGTACTGGTATTCTCTCCGCCAAAATTTAACGAAGAGGAGATACGCATACTGCTTATGGCTTTAACGCCCATGATAAAATCAAATCTCCTCACAATTAATTCTCTTAAAAGTCTGCAAAGGGGATTTACCAGATTAAGCCGTGTATTTGGCAAAAATCCGGTGCCGGGGATGAGTTTATCTGATTCATGGCATAAAGTGCCGGTCAGTGCAGAGGATGCAGAACTCATAATTGCGGGTGAGAAGATTAAAAACCCGGCCTTCGTTAAGAGCGAGCAGAAGGGCTTATTCTCATTTGGAAACGTGGCAGAACCGGAAAAGGGAGATAAAGAGAATAACTCCCAAAGATCTCATAATGATAGTTCTGATCCAAATCCTGCCGAAATGAGACTGAACGAAATATTTGAGAGATACACACTAAAGACCATAGATGAAAGGCTTAACGATGCAAAAGAAGAGAAGAGAAAGGAAAATGCTAAAATGATGCCGGATAATTATGATGGAGCAGACAGCTCTCTCTTTAGCAGCGGAACAATCCATATAGCAGACGCTGAGATCCAGGTCACTGTCAGATGCGGGACCGGGCACAAAAATATTGGAATAGAGATTAAAAAAGGACCGGAAATTCTCATTACTGCACCGGCCGGAGTGATAGAGGAGGATATAACCGGTTTTTTGAAAGCAAACAAAGACTGGATCAGTGAAAAATTTATCCTTTTAAAATATGCCGGAATTGAGAGCAGAACAGATGGCTGCATTGAGTATGATGGTGTCACCTACAGTTATACAGTCAGATACAGCAGGAAGGTTAAAGGATTTGAGTTCAAAACACTAAAAGGCGGCATAATCGAAGTTACCTCCCCAAGGTATACAAAAACCGATGATATTGAGGCTGCGGTTCTGGACCATATCTCCAATATTCATGAACACCTTAGAGGCTCAGGGAAAAATCCGGATGAGGACATTGATTTCCGGAAACTTCACGAAGGACTTTTCAAAGTTTCCGGCAGGGAAATACCTTACATAGTTAAATATAACAGCCGGCTGAGAAGCGCCGGCGTTGAGATAAAAGAAGGTCCAAAACTTGTTGTCAACGTCCCTTCGGGTGTGGGCAGGGATTTCATCAGCGGTACACTGGAGATGAACGCTGAGTGGATCTATGACAACTACCAGCTTGTGGAGAAGGCCGGAGTAAATGGCCGGAGTGAGCACACCCTGACATATAACGGTGAGATATACAGTTATACAGTCAGGTACCTAAAGAGGTCAAAAAACATAAGAATCAATATAAAAGAGGGCGGAATAATTGAAGTTTCAGCCCCCCTTCATGCAGATGTGCAGGAAGTTGAGAGAATTGTAAGTGAGAGTGCTCCTGAAATCCACGAAAAAATCGGGAGACTGAAGGCATTTACAGCCGGAAATCTGGGTAATATTCCGGAACCAAAGGTGGAAATGCCATCTTATGAGCCTGGAACCTGTGAAGGGACTTTCAGAGTTTCCGGCAGAGACATTCCCTTCACAGTAGAGTATGGCAGCCGTTTCAGGAAGGTAAGAATTAAGATTAGAAACGGGCCAAAGCTCATTGTCACCGCCCCCTTTGGTGCAGAAGAAAAAGAGATATATTCCGTTTTAAAATACAACCGGCAGTGGATTGCAGAAAATTACCCCCTTGTTGAGAAGGCCGGAGTTGACAGCAGAACTGACCACACCATAACATACAATGGCGAAACCTACAGTTACACAGTAAAATACTCAAAGAGAGCCAAAAAATTCAGCATAAAAATACTTGAGGATGATACAGTCGAGGTGATAGTGCCCTTCAGTGCAGCACCGGAAGATGTTGAAAAGATGGTGACGGACAATGCTGCCTTCATTCACAAAACAATCAGTAATGAAGAGAGAAAGACTGCAAAGAGAATCGGGTTCTATAACGGAGCACCGTTCTATATTAAAGGGAAGAAAGTAAAGATCCGGGCGGTAAAATCACATAAGATGAGAAAACCGGAACTGAAAAAAGGTTATCTGACTGTCACCATCCCAAAGGATGCCATTGATGAGAATTACTGCATAGAACAGGAAGTTACAGAATATATGCAGGATTTAACGAGACAGGAGGTGAGAAAATACCTGCCAAAATATTCAAAAATCTTTGGAATATCAGTTCCGGATATAGAGATCTGCTACTCCAAAAGTTTCTGGGGACAGTGCAAACCGGGAATTAATCTCGTTAAATTCAATGAAAGGCTTGCTATGGTCTCAGGTCATCTGACTGAATATATCGTTGCCCATGAACTCTGCCACTACCACCATCCAAACCATAGTAAGCGCTTTTACAGTACTTTAAGGGAAGCAATGCCTGAATCGGATATGAGAAAAGAAGAGATGAAAAATTACAGAATTGAGCTGTTAAAAGAGCACTGA
- a CDS encoding ATP-binding protein produces the protein MIQSFINRERELDFLNGKYAEDSSQVIVIYGKRRIGKTELIKKFIEDKEGVYILCTNDSIAENIKEMKEKFALLTGKDYFRNLDPSNFYDLFRYLRDEMGNRKAIIAVDEFPYLIELNRGIVSVFQKLCDEILAGSNISLIICGSSMGMMETEVLGYKSPLYGRRTGEWKVSPMQFKHMKHFFSAHDKADLFRFRAICGGVPFYLRKLDNSLTVEENIREKILKKGEVLYNEPLFLLREEFREPKVYTLILKYLSLGYNKQGEISSVTGIEKGNLSKYLSVLQNLHFIEHILPLGKRKGGIYEINDQYFRFWFRFVYPNLSDLEIGLVDEVYSRISFQINSYYGKEFENFVIEQIKTKEILMPFYFSDVNRWWYKEEEIDIVVVSQETKEVLFGECKWKTLDKKDAVKVIKDLERKSEYVKWNNETRKEHFALFAKKVHDKESLRKDGYLVFDLDDM, from the coding sequence GTGATACAATCATTCATCAACAGAGAGAGGGAACTTGATTTTTTAAACGGGAAATATGCAGAAGATTCATCCCAGGTCATCGTCATCTATGGTAAAAGGAGGATTGGAAAGACTGAGCTTATAAAAAAGTTCATTGAAGACAAAGAAGGCGTATACATTCTCTGTACCAATGACAGCATTGCAGAGAACATAAAGGAGATGAAGGAGAAATTTGCTCTTTTAACCGGAAAAGATTACTTCCGGAATTTAGACCCCTCAAACTTTTATGATCTCTTCAGATATCTCAGAGATGAAATGGGAAACAGAAAGGCAATAATAGCAGTTGATGAATTTCCATACCTGATAGAGTTAAACCGTGGGATTGTATCAGTATTCCAGAAGCTCTGCGATGAAATTCTTGCAGGCAGTAACATATCCCTGATAATATGCGGTTCTTCAATGGGAATGATGGAGACTGAAGTTCTGGGCTACAAAAGTCCCCTTTATGGCAGGCGTACAGGCGAGTGGAAAGTATCTCCAATGCAGTTTAAGCATATGAAACATTTTTTCAGTGCCCATGATAAGGCAGACCTGTTCAGGTTCCGTGCCATATGTGGCGGAGTTCCTTTTTATCTCCGGAAACTGGACAATTCCTTAACCGTTGAAGAAAACATCAGGGAAAAAATACTGAAGAAGGGTGAGGTTCTTTATAATGAACCCCTGTTTTTACTAAGGGAGGAGTTTAGGGAACCAAAGGTCTATACCCTGATTCTTAAATATCTCTCACTGGGCTATAATAAGCAGGGCGAAATATCTTCAGTCACCGGAATAGAGAAGGGAAATCTCTCAAAATATCTTTCAGTGCTTCAGAATCTTCATTTCATTGAGCATATATTGCCACTTGGAAAAAGAAAGGGCGGAATCTATGAAATCAACGACCAGTATTTCAGGTTCTGGTTCAGATTTGTTTATCCAAATCTTTCTGACCTTGAAATCGGACTTGTGGATGAGGTTTACTCCCGGATTTCTTTTCAGATTAATTCATATTATGGAAAAGAATTTGAAAACTTTGTAATAGAGCAGATCAAAACAAAGGAGATCCTCATGCCTTTTTACTTTTCGGATGTTAACCGCTGGTGGTATAAAGAAGAGGAAATAGACATCGTTGTGGTCAGTCAGGAGACAAAAGAGGTCTTATTTGGTGAATGTAAGTGGAAAACACTTGATAAAAAAGATGCCGTTAAAGTGATAAAAGACCTTGAAAGAAAGTCAGAATATGTGAAATGGAACAATGAAACCAGAAAGGAGCATTTTGCACTCTTTGCGAAAAAAGTCCACGATAAAGAGTCTTTGCGTAAGGATGGCTACTTAGTCTTTGACCTTGATGATATGTAA
- a CDS encoding type II toxin-antitoxin system HicB family antitoxin, which translates to MKPEIVPEEEEDGTYSVHCPALKGCHSQGNTKKEAIRNIREAIELYLKAVNKRT; encoded by the coding sequence ATGAAACCTGAAATTGTTCCGGAAGAAGAAGAGGACGGCACATATTCTGTTCACTGTCCTGCCCTGAAGGGATGCCATTCACAGGGAAACACAAAAAAAGAGGCCATCCGGAATATCCGTGAGGCTATTGAACTTTACCTTAAAGCAGTGAATAAAAGAACCTGA
- a CDS encoding Fic family protein → MIQDNIRDYLMLGEGQNIEFKKDCQDINAIGKTVCGFLNTSGGYIVCGVDETGNIVGVDDSDSGAGNIVQVLQEKISPKALISVDTVDIEGKKVISIEVPAGKDLPYSFRDIFYLRKNNSTDKADIDIIRDMILRKQIEPERWERRFSTADPGDDLDLTEVHNAVMDAGSGFNFRSVNDLNMILEDFSVCRYGRLTNGGDVLFGKNPAMRFPQIRVRAACYSTDKGGDKYNDMKSFEGPLLPVLDDLYRFIQRNTQTISHFSSGNLKRRDESLYPPFAIREGLVNAFVHRDYSSFSGGIFVNVYPDRLEITNSGTFPEGVTPEKLSTGHISVLRNPDIAHVLYIRGFMEKLGRGSVMIRESCTESGLPLPKWSEDGHNVTLTFFTPYVTPYVTPYVTPQVTPEVMRMINALNGEMSRNELQDKLSLKDSKNFRKAYILPALNEGLIEMTIPDRPKSRLQKYRLTERGRELKSSMEI, encoded by the coding sequence ATGATTCAGGATAATATCAGAGATTACCTCATGCTTGGAGAAGGGCAAAATATCGAATTTAAAAAGGATTGCCAGGACATCAACGCTATTGGTAAAACTGTCTGCGGTTTTCTGAATACTTCCGGTGGTTATATTGTATGCGGTGTTGATGAGACAGGAAATATTGTTGGTGTTGATGATTCAGATTCCGGAGCAGGAAATATTGTACAGGTACTTCAGGAAAAAATATCTCCTAAGGCACTAATTTCAGTTGATACGGTCGATATTGAAGGGAAAAAAGTGATCTCAATTGAAGTTCCGGCGGGAAAGGATCTCCCCTATTCATTCCGGGATATATTTTATCTCCGGAAAAATAATTCCACAGATAAAGCTGATATTGACATTATCAGGGATATGATCCTCAGAAAACAGATTGAGCCTGAAAGATGGGAACGCCGTTTTTCAACAGCAGATCCGGGTGATGATCTGGACCTGACAGAGGTCCATAATGCTGTAATGGATGCAGGTTCCGGTTTTAATTTTCGTTCTGTTAATGATCTGAACATGATTCTTGAGGATTTTTCTGTTTGCAGATATGGGCGGCTGACAAACGGGGGAGATGTCCTCTTTGGGAAAAATCCTGCAATGAGATTTCCACAGATTCGTGTCCGTGCTGCATGTTATTCCACAGATAAAGGTGGAGATAAATATAATGATATGAAATCTTTTGAAGGGCCTCTTTTGCCTGTTTTAGATGATCTATATCGCTTTATTCAAAGGAATACGCAGACAATTTCACATTTCAGTTCCGGAAATCTGAAACGCCGGGATGAGTCTTTATATCCTCCTTTTGCTATCCGTGAAGGACTTGTGAATGCTTTTGTTCACCGGGATTACAGCAGTTTTTCAGGAGGGATTTTTGTCAACGTTTATCCAGACCGTCTTGAAATTACAAACTCCGGCACTTTTCCTGAAGGTGTCACTCCGGAAAAACTCTCAACCGGCCATATCTCAGTTCTGAGAAATCCTGATATTGCCCATGTTCTGTATATCCGTGGATTTATGGAAAAGTTAGGACGTGGCAGTGTAATGATTAGAGAGTCATGCACAGAATCGGGCCTTCCTCTTCCGAAATGGTCAGAAGACGGCCATAATGTTACACTGACTTTCTTTACCCCCTATGTCACCCCCTATGTCACCCCCTATGTCACCCCCCAAGTCACTCCTGAAGTGATGAGAATGATAAATGCCTTAAATGGTGAGATGTCAAGAAATGAACTTCAGGACAAGCTCAGTTTAAAAGACTCTAAAAATTTCCGGAAGGCATACATCCTCCCTGCTCTGAATGAGGGGTTAATTGAGATGACAATACCTGATAGGCCAAAGAGCAGACTACAGAAATACCGGCTGACTGAAAGAGGCAGGGAACTGAAGAGCAGCATGGAAATATGA
- a CDS encoding DUF4062 domain-containing protein, whose translation MAMKDNKKLTIMVSSTVYGIEELLDRIYTLLTSFGYEVWMSHKGTLPVFSSHSAFDNCIAGVTKCDLFLGLITPHYGSGKEGDEISITHQELKKAIELNKPRWLLAHDYVVFSRSLLHNLGYDGKNGRNKLSLKKNIILDDLRVIDMYEDAILSQNALSDRQGNWVQKFTSDNDAALFATAQFFRYQEVEAFVNENFNDPDEVSGIIHNGGGSS comes from the coding sequence ATGGCAATGAAAGATAATAAGAAACTTACTATCATGGTTTCATCTACTGTTTATGGTATTGAAGAACTTCTTGACCGTATTTATACATTGTTGACCAGTTTTGGTTATGAAGTCTGGATGTCACATAAAGGAACTCTCCCTGTATTTTCGAGCCACTCGGCCTTTGATAACTGTATAGCCGGAGTAACAAAATGTGATCTCTTCCTCGGCCTTATTACTCCGCATTATGGTTCCGGAAAAGAAGGCGATGAAATATCTATTACACATCAGGAACTAAAAAAAGCCATAGAGCTGAATAAACCACGATGGCTGCTTGCTCATGATTATGTGGTTTTTTCAAGATCACTGCTTCATAATCTTGGTTATGATGGCAAAAATGGCAGGAATAAGCTCTCTTTAAAGAAAAATATTATTTTAGATGATCTCCGTGTCATTGATATGTATGAAGATGCTATTCTGTCCCAAAACGCCCTTTCTGACCGGCAGGGCAACTGGGTTCAGAAGTTCACCTCTGATAATGATGCCGCACTTTTTGCTACAGCTCAGTTTTTTCGTTATCAGGAAGTTGAAGCGTTTGTAAATGAGAATTTTAATGATCCGGATGAGGTTTCCGGGATTATTCACAATGGTGGTGGAAGTTCATGA
- a CDS encoding tyrosine-type recombinase/integrase produces the protein MANQTFHHQEKPNYHEELLNKALESGKLLQEDYIIIKKFINSKSVSRLRRVKLVQTLISWRKFFQVSFLDADIDDLHIAKNNMESYTKEDGNPFSKNTKNDYIKILKTFYRWLIGRNLTEITLQNMQEIKAPGMDYNTTQPEELLTFDEISKIVSVCKSHRDKAIIFILYETGARIKELCFLKWKDVHFEENGTISLKILNSKNEKEAYRHGRVIMGTEYLAAWRNNYFGFDATGENYVFITSGGKPLEYRAASQIITRAGKRAGIRKRVHPHLFRKSRITQLVRENYQESVIKQMMWGNLNTDMFQVYVKLSSDDIDKEIYRKSGMELPEEDEKKSHLPKQCKFCFAMNSPASKFCHMCAKPLTQEAAQQQAKITDELHRMQKEDPAKLQELMIQMISRVGMS, from the coding sequence ATGGCAAACCAAACCTTCCACCATCAAGAAAAGCCAAATTATCATGAAGAATTACTAAACAAGGCTTTAGAATCAGGCAAGCTTCTTCAGGAAGATTACATTATCATTAAAAAATTCATAAATTCCAAATCGGTTTCCCGGTTAAGAAGGGTAAAACTTGTTCAAACTCTCATATCATGGAGAAAGTTCTTCCAGGTATCTTTCCTTGATGCAGATATTGACGATCTTCATATAGCAAAAAACAACATGGAATCTTATACTAAAGAAGATGGAAATCCATTCTCTAAAAATACAAAAAATGATTATATCAAGATTCTTAAGACTTTTTACAGATGGCTTATAGGGCGTAATCTTACTGAAATAACCCTTCAGAACATGCAGGAAATTAAAGCGCCGGGCATGGATTATAACACAACGCAGCCGGAAGAACTCTTAACATTTGATGAAATATCAAAGATTGTCAGTGTATGCAAGTCACACAGGGATAAGGCAATTATTTTCATTTTGTATGAAACAGGCGCAAGGATAAAGGAATTGTGTTTCCTAAAATGGAAAGATGTTCATTTTGAAGAGAACGGAACTATCAGCCTTAAAATACTGAATTCCAAGAATGAGAAGGAAGCATATAGACATGGCCGGGTAATTATGGGAACTGAATATCTGGCAGCATGGAGAAATAATTATTTTGGCTTTGATGCAACTGGGGAAAATTATGTTTTTATCACTTCCGGAGGCAAACCACTTGAATACAGAGCAGCATCTCAGATAATTACCAGAGCAGGAAAAAGAGCGGGTATAAGAAAGAGGGTTCATCCTCATTTGTTCAGGAAGAGCAGAATAACACAGCTTGTTAGAGAAAATTACCAAGAGTCTGTGATAAAACAGATGATGTGGGGAAATTTAAACACTGATATGTTTCAGGTTTATGTGAAACTTAGTAGTGATGATATCGACAAAGAGATTTACAGAAAATCCGGAATGGAACTTCCGGAAGAAGACGAAAAAAAATCACACCTCCCGAAACAGTGTAAATTCTGTTTTGCCATGAATTCCCCAGCAAGCAAATTTTGTCATATGTGCGCTAAACCATTGACACAGGAAGCTGCACAACAACAGGCAAAAATAACTGATGAACTTCACCGGATGCAGAAGGAAGACCCGGCAAAGTTACAGGAACTTATGATTCAGATGATTTCACGGGTTGGGATGTCTTAA
- a CDS encoding 3'-5' exonuclease: protein MLNFIRDELDSDFRVADIQAMTFSKSQAVDMGLRMLSEGIVRDKKTAKRQCSTIHSVAFRACREAGIIESSEQIIQLNNSDADENHHYKDFAEKNNLNFSFKNQPLTEEDDVEKNQQPGNELFQISGFLTASLLPPGEWRTAAHHMTLKNPECMIFSGEENIRAWLEFKTERELFEHDDYVKAALDRELPPPGPVLVVDEYQDVSPLQHALIRSWIEHPDTERVYLAGDPDQSIYGFRGCSPELFRNIPATDKGAGGVYGTPVSRRCPISIVQQAERILQHEPNIQPTPERQGQVIRVNAYSSEKLAQYVEAAVLLARKCKPENPQIYILSRFRQQADKIAFRLSEQGVPCSSIKPDRIKYWLKLEVGAKKPYSSDTIEPYSLLKGMMKYQSGSAIDTISESEAVNLVKATMANPARKHIVTRFKKITSIRPLRVGDVIDNAKKLPQDNSLYEKLNLRPWLVNQIRKGVEAERQRGFSINPNQVKVDTIHQSKGLEAPVVFLHTGHSRERIQQLINPERMGEERRVYFVGATRASHKLIYLDYGQKPAVPILGGVL from the coding sequence TTGCTAAATTTCATTCGTGATGAACTGGATTCAGACTTTCGTGTAGCAGACATTCAGGCAATGACCTTTTCAAAATCCCAGGCTGTTGATATGGGTCTTCGGATGCTCTCTGAAGGAATTGTTCGGGATAAAAAAACGGCAAAGCGACAATGCAGCACTATTCACAGTGTAGCATTCCGGGCATGCCGGGAAGCCGGGATTATAGAATCCTCTGAACAGATAATTCAGCTGAATAATTCAGATGCAGATGAAAACCATCATTACAAGGATTTTGCTGAAAAAAACAACCTTAATTTCAGTTTCAAGAATCAACCCCTGACTGAAGAGGACGATGTCGAAAAAAATCAGCAACCAGGGAATGAACTATTTCAGATATCGGGGTTTTTGACAGCAAGCCTGTTACCCCCCGGTGAATGGCGAACTGCTGCACACCACATGACACTAAAAAACCCTGAATGTATGATTTTTTCCGGTGAAGAAAATATCCGGGCATGGCTGGAATTTAAAACAGAGAGAGAACTTTTTGAGCATGACGATTATGTAAAAGCAGCCCTTGACCGAGAACTTCCACCACCGGGACCGGTTCTTGTGGTCGATGAATATCAGGATGTATCACCCCTTCAGCATGCGTTAATCCGGTCCTGGATAGAGCACCCTGACACAGAACGGGTATATCTGGCAGGAGACCCCGACCAGTCGATATATGGTTTCCGTGGATGTTCTCCGGAACTCTTCCGGAATATACCTGCAACTGACAAGGGTGCAGGCGGGGTTTATGGAACTCCGGTTTCCAGAAGATGCCCTATATCCATAGTTCAGCAGGCAGAAAGGATCCTTCAGCATGAACCAAACATTCAGCCAACCCCTGAACGTCAGGGTCAGGTAATCCGGGTTAACGCATATTCTTCAGAAAAATTAGCTCAATATGTGGAAGCTGCGGTTCTTCTGGCACGGAAGTGTAAACCGGAAAATCCACAAATCTATATTTTAAGCCGTTTCAGGCAGCAGGCTGATAAAATTGCATTTCGTTTATCTGAACAGGGGGTTCCATGCAGCAGCATAAAACCAGACCGGATAAAGTATTGGTTAAAATTAGAAGTTGGGGCCAAAAAACCCTATTCATCCGACACAATCGAACCTTATTCCCTTCTAAAAGGGATGATGAAATATCAGTCCGGTTCAGCCATAGATACGATATCTGAATCAGAGGCTGTAAACCTCGTTAAGGCCACAATGGCAAATCCAGCAAGAAAACACATTGTAACCCGGTTTAAGAAGATAACATCAATCAGACCTCTTAGGGTAGGGGATGTTATTGATAATGCCAAAAAACTCCCCCAGGACAACAGTTTATATGAAAAATTAAACCTCCGCCCGTGGTTGGTTAATCAAATCAGAAAAGGGGTTGAAGCAGAAAGGCAGCGTGGTTTTTCAATCAACCCCAATCAGGTAAAGGTTGATACAATCCACCAGTCAAAAGGTCTTGAAGCCCCCGTCGTATTTCTTCACACCGGACACAGCCGGGAACGGATACAGCAGCTGATAAACCCTGAACGCATGGGAGAAGAGAGGCGGGTTTACTTTGTCGGAGCCACACGGGCATCCCATAAACTGATTTATCTGGATTACGGGCAAAAACCCGCCGTTCCAATCCTGGGAGGTGTATTATGA